In one window of Pseudoalteromonas sp. N1230-9 DNA:
- a CDS encoding substrate-binding periplasmic protein: protein MLKPIILSLAMLLQPCFAAITVVTENLPSFQYQNAQGVLVGTVVEEVTNALKKSGVEYTLSVNSWPISYNAALRDEKTCIFSIARLPSREDKFSWVAKLGNFTASFYSFKSQQVKIENLEQAKKYRIAVLKDNYSHVYLSERGFNEQNQLILLDSFENIYDVLKSRRSSIDMVVLSDEQFNYELKKDKTLSLLKAIYKIPTDYQDLYFACNKNLESTTLEKLTNAFSSNQAK from the coding sequence ATGCTCAAACCTATTATTCTGTCACTTGCTATGTTGTTGCAACCTTGCTTTGCAGCAATCACCGTTGTGACAGAAAATCTTCCTAGTTTTCAATATCAGAATGCGCAAGGTGTTCTTGTAGGGACTGTGGTTGAAGAAGTAACTAACGCTTTAAAGAAAAGTGGTGTTGAGTATACGTTATCAGTAAATTCATGGCCCATATCATATAATGCCGCCTTACGAGATGAAAAAACGTGTATATTCTCCATCGCTAGATTACCAAGCAGAGAAGATAAGTTTAGCTGGGTTGCAAAGCTAGGTAATTTCACAGCTTCTTTTTATAGTTTTAAGTCACAACAGGTTAAAATTGAAAACCTAGAGCAAGCAAAAAAATACCGAATAGCAGTCTTAAAAGACAACTACAGCCACGTATATTTGTCTGAACGCGGTTTTAATGAACAAAATCAGCTTATTTTGCTAGATAGCTTTGAGAACATTTATGATGTTCTCAAAAGCCGCCGCTCTAGCATTGATATGGTTGTGCTTAGCGATGAACAATTCAATTATGAGCTTAAAAAAGATAAAACCCTTTCATTGCTAAAAGCTATTTATAAAATTCCTACCGATTATCAAGATTTGTACTTTGCTTGTAATAAAAATCTTGAAAGCACCACCTTAGAAAAATTAACTAACGCCTTTTCATCGAACCAAGCAAAATAG
- a CDS encoding arginase family protein, giving the protein MSNTQKAFHEKLSQCLCPPGDGVFTVNTAKERKDALRTKLYGQTDNVDVLWKESLETLADSDHKAVILGISSDCGGGILRGANWGPLFLRSTLIDQQPQARAFDLGDVRVIPHLLHDKYLNDATITNCQKALYADENSEYHVSPLSITEDVCDGFYANYPDKGIFGIGGDHSISYPLTKAYLKAKRDAGKRTAIIHFDAHTDLLVERLGIDLCFGSWCTHILEYLPSPRNLIQFGIRSSGKPKEHWESTFGVKQHWAHEILERGAQAVADEVIAQLKADNIDELYVSFDIDALDESFASATGTPEAGGLTPQHALDILVAIADEFPITGADMMEIAPFTDSSLIGQTSSETTLREGAKISAFLINAINK; this is encoded by the coding sequence ATGAGTAACACACAAAAAGCGTTCCATGAAAAATTAAGCCAGTGTTTATGTCCACCAGGTGATGGTGTTTTTACCGTTAATACGGCAAAGGAACGAAAAGATGCATTACGTACAAAGCTTTATGGGCAAACTGATAACGTTGATGTGCTTTGGAAGGAGTCACTTGAAACACTGGCTGATTCTGATCACAAAGCGGTAATTTTGGGTATTAGCTCTGATTGTGGTGGTGGTATTTTACGAGGCGCCAACTGGGGCCCGTTATTCTTACGTTCAACCTTAATCGACCAACAGCCACAAGCACGTGCTTTTGATCTTGGTGATGTACGTGTTATCCCTCACTTACTACACGATAAATATTTAAACGATGCGACAATCACTAACTGTCAAAAGGCGCTGTACGCAGACGAAAACAGTGAGTACCATGTATCACCTTTGTCGATTACAGAAGATGTGTGTGATGGTTTTTACGCTAACTACCCAGACAAAGGAATTTTCGGTATTGGCGGTGACCATTCAATTAGTTACCCGCTAACAAAAGCATATTTAAAGGCAAAACGTGATGCAGGCAAACGCACGGCAATTATTCACTTTGATGCACATACTGACTTATTAGTTGAGCGCTTAGGTATTGATTTATGTTTTGGCTCATGGTGTACACATATTCTTGAGTATTTACCTTCACCGCGTAATTTAATTCAGTTTGGTATTCGTTCGAGTGGTAAACCGAAAGAGCATTGGGAATCAACGTTTGGTGTTAAACAGCATTGGGCTCATGAAATCTTAGAACGCGGCGCGCAAGCTGTCGCTGATGAAGTAATTGCACAACTTAAAGCCGATAACATTGATGAGCTGTATGTTAGCTTTGATATTGACGCATTAGATGAAAGCTTTGCCTCAGCCACCGGCACGCCTGAAGCCGGCGGACTAACGCCGCAGCATGCACTTGATATCTTAGTTGCTATTGCTGATGAGTTTCCGATCACGGGGGCGGATATGATGGAAATAGCGCCATTTACAGATAGCTCTTTAATTGGCCAAACAAGTTCTGAGACAACGCTTCGTGAAGGGGCAAAGATTTCAGCTTTCTTAATTAACGCTATAAATAAGTAA
- a CDS encoding hemolysin family protein codes for MSDLLVIVFLIFISALFAMSEIAIAASRKIKLRVMVDEGNNKAQAVLALQENPGAFFAMIQISLNAIAILGGIVGEQALSPYIEQILVMIYQGPLLSQISFLISFLSITSLFILFADLLPKRLAMIMPEAVAVRVVSIMRWVTFALTPFVMFFNGTTNVILRAFKVPAEREDIVTTEDIVAMMEAGAEYGSLQQQEYQLIGNVFDLEARFLSSVMTPRDQIVYFDVRADAQEVATKIIEHPHNHFLVCDGSLDKLIGSVESKDILRKVLKGQNAEIDSELITRDVFYLPETLSLSEALNTFKKAAEPFAVVVNEYALMVGIVTVKDLMKGFMGDLITHQGEELIIKRDNSSWLVDGLTPVVELAKVLEIEEFPEQSHYETVAGFLIYTMKRLPKRAEFINFAGYKFEIVDVEGVKIEQLIVSRVTESEGA; via the coding sequence ATGAGTGATCTGCTCGTTATTGTTTTCTTAATTTTCATAAGTGCATTATTTGCGATGAGCGAAATTGCCATTGCAGCTTCACGGAAAATTAAATTACGAGTCATGGTTGATGAAGGGAATAACAAAGCCCAAGCGGTTCTCGCTTTACAGGAAAACCCAGGGGCATTTTTTGCAATGATTCAAATTTCTTTGAACGCGATTGCAATTCTTGGTGGTATTGTCGGTGAGCAGGCATTGTCGCCTTATATAGAGCAAATCCTTGTGATGATTTACCAAGGTCCTTTGCTTAGTCAAATTAGTTTTTTGATTTCGTTTTTAAGTATTACTTCTTTATTTATTTTATTTGCTGATTTATTACCAAAACGTTTAGCGATGATTATGCCTGAAGCTGTCGCTGTCAGAGTTGTGTCAATTATGCGTTGGGTCACATTTGCTTTAACGCCGTTTGTTATGTTTTTTAATGGCACAACGAATGTTATCTTGCGTGCCTTTAAGGTGCCTGCTGAACGTGAGGATATTGTTACTACCGAAGATATTGTTGCGATGATGGAAGCGGGTGCTGAATATGGCAGTCTTCAGCAGCAAGAATATCAATTGATTGGTAATGTGTTTGATTTAGAAGCGCGCTTTTTATCCAGTGTGATGACACCAAGGGATCAGATTGTTTATTTTGATGTTAGAGCAGATGCACAAGAGGTTGCTACAAAAATTATTGAGCATCCACATAATCACTTTTTAGTCTGTGACGGTAGTTTAGATAAATTAATTGGCTCTGTTGAGTCTAAAGATATCCTTCGTAAAGTGCTCAAAGGGCAAAACGCTGAAATTGATAGCGAACTTATTACTCGTGATGTCTTCTACTTACCAGAAACCTTGAGTCTTTCAGAAGCACTTAATACCTTTAAAAAAGCGGCAGAACCATTTGCGGTTGTAGTAAATGAGTATGCGCTAATGGTGGGGATTGTCACTGTTAAAGATTTAATGAAAGGGTTTATGGGCGACTTGATCACTCACCAAGGTGAAGAGCTCATTATTAAACGTGATAACTCCTCTTGGCTGGTGGATGGCCTTACACCCGTAGTTGAACTCGCTAAGGTTCTTGAGATTGAAGAGTTTCCTGAGCAATCTCATTATGAAACTGTCGCAGGATTTTTGATCTACACCATGAAACGTTTACCTAAGCGGGCAGAATTTATCAATTTTGCCGGATACAAGTTTGAAATAGTTGATGTTGAGGGCGTGAAAATCGAACAGTTAATTGTTTCACGAGTGACTGAAAGTGAAGGCGCGTAA